ACATAGACAGAGTTAAAACTTTTAATTTCCTTAAGAGCCTGACTAGGTCCTGATATGATAATCTGATCAGCTTCTGGAAACCTTTCTTTATTAGCAAATTCCTTTCTTTCATCAATAATGGTCACTCGAAAACCAATCATTTTAGCAAATTTAGATAATACCATAGCAATATGCCCGGCGCCAAATATAACCATTTCCTCTTGAGGGGTAAATACATCAATAAACAATTTTAGACTACCTCCACAAATCATCCAATCTTCTAAGGAAGCCTCTTCTTTGGTCAGCTGATAAGTTAAAAACTTAGCTTTTTCTGCTTTTAAAGCAAGTTTTGCCTCTTCAATAACCTTGGCTTCCACTGATCCACCTCCAATAGTACCGGCAATTAAACCATCCTTATTTACCACCATCTTAGAACCCAGCTTCCCGGGAGATGAACCGCTAACATCAACTATAATCACTAGAGCAATACTTTCTTTATTCCGAACACCTTTTATTACTTCTTCTAAAATAGAAATCATTTCCCCTCTTTTTTAAAAAATTTTTTACCTGAATTGCTTAAATAACTACAAATAGCTTCTAGCGCTCCTCCTCCTATAGAAAGAGCTTTATCA
This genomic interval from Atribacterota bacterium contains the following:
- a CDS encoding XdhC/CoxI family protein; its protein translation is MISILEEVIKGVRNKESIALVIIVDVSGSSPGKLGSKMVVNKDGLIAGTIGGGSVEAKVIEEAKLALKAEKAKFLTYQLTKEEASLEDWMICGGSLKLFIDVFTPQEEMVIFGAGHIAMVLSKFAKMIGFRVTIIDERKEFANKERFPEADQIIISGPSQALKEIKSFNSVYVVILTRGHLKDEEALLSVINYQPKYIGMIGSKQKNTIIFQHLKEKGVNQEKIDKVFAPIGLRIGAQTPEEIAISIIAEVIKVKRGKS